A region of [Bacteroides] pectinophilus DNA encodes the following proteins:
- a CDS encoding HAMP domain-containing histidine kinase gives MGRVKRSNALSRIFMRYVLVMLGSLVGLVIVAWLLLCLLISVGCIYPANYAEQKINEAYDTILRADKVTAEMIPALCDYVIFSENGEKIGGDLSEQYEQIAWNVAKYGNASGKYFYKVIVRENEYVVLQYRLTPQYHSAFLREHFIGPQNVMSIMSVIGAVAIIIIPSIRFGKRIKKQMQPVLDAIGQIKDQNLEYETSCSGIKEFDDCLSAIDDMRDALRESLEKQWKTEQEKKQQMSALAHDIKTPLTIVRGNAELLSETELTTEQKKNITYVLNGTTQIQSYVKQLIDVTKSWNCSDVTYTTVRLEDFFADIKEQALGLVEIYHQKIDWKAGQSDKKVTIAYDPMFRAVMNVIQNAVEHTKENGIIYIDAKEQDDRLTFIVEDSGSGFTKEALLHGTEQFFMDDTSRNGEAHYGMGLFFAKTVAEKYGGGIKLSNSENTGGARVEIFFLSSQETS, from the coding sequence ATGGGAAGAGTAAAGAGAAGCAATGCACTCAGCAGGATTTTTATGAGATATGTACTGGTCATGCTTGGATCATTAGTTGGTTTGGTGATTGTTGCTTGGCTGCTGCTGTGCCTTTTGATTAGTGTGGGCTGTATCTATCCGGCAAATTATGCAGAGCAAAAGATTAATGAAGCATATGATACGATTCTACGTGCAGATAAAGTGACTGCTGAGATGATTCCCGCACTTTGTGATTATGTAATCTTTTCAGAGAATGGAGAGAAAATAGGTGGAGATCTGTCAGAACAATACGAACAGATAGCATGGAATGTTGCAAAGTACGGAAACGCATCCGGGAAATATTTTTATAAAGTAATTGTAAGGGAAAATGAATATGTTGTATTGCAATATCGCCTGACACCTCAATATCATTCAGCTTTTTTGAGGGAGCATTTTATAGGACCACAGAATGTGATGAGTATTATGTCTGTGATTGGAGCGGTAGCGATTATCATCATTCCGTCCATACGTTTTGGAAAAAGAATCAAAAAGCAGATGCAGCCTGTATTAGACGCAATCGGACAAATAAAGGATCAAAATCTGGAATATGAGACATCCTGTTCCGGTATCAAAGAGTTTGATGACTGTTTATCGGCAATCGATGATATGCGAGATGCATTGCGAGAATCTTTAGAAAAGCAGTGGAAAACAGAGCAGGAAAAGAAACAGCAGATGTCTGCTTTGGCGCATGATATTAAAACACCTCTTACGATTGTACGGGGAAATGCAGAACTACTTTCAGAGACTGAACTGACCACAGAACAGAAGAAAAATATCACTTATGTTTTGAACGGCACAACACAGATACAAAGTTATGTAAAACAGTTGATAGATGTCACAAAATCATGGAATTGCAGTGATGTTACCTATACAACGGTGAGGTTAGAAGATTTTTTCGCAGATATAAAGGAACAGGCACTCGGACTGGTAGAAATCTATCACCAGAAAATAGATTGGAAGGCGGGACAAAGTGATAAAAAGGTAACGATTGCTTATGATCCAATGTTCCGGGCCGTAATGAATGTGATTCAGAATGCAGTGGAGCATACAAAAGAAAATGGAATCATTTATATTGACGCAAAGGAGCAGGATGACCGGCTGACATTCATTGTGGAGGATAGCGGATCAGGATTTACAAAAGAAGCATTATTGCATGGCACAGAGCAGTTTTTTATGGATGACACAAGTAGAAATGGCGAAGCCCATTATGGGATGGGACTATTTTTTGCAAAAACTGTGGCTGAAAAATATGGTGGAGGTATTAAACTTTCAAATTCTGAAAATACAGGTGGGGCGAGGGTAGAAATATTTTTCCTGAGTAGTCAGGAAACAAGCTAA
- a CDS encoding response regulator transcription factor: MAKILAVDDEPAILEMIESILNKDGHLVTKVSNPLKINMEELHRYDLILLDIMMPGIDGFELCKRIRALVDCPILFLTAKTEENSLVNGLSLGADDYISKPFGVMELRARINAHLRREHREHSVRMVLGRVCIQMSQKKLLMDDKELPFTKAEYEICEFLAKNRGQVFSKEQILEAVFGFDNESNDSTIITHIKNIRAKFADYDYMPIKTVWGIGYKWEE; the protein is encoded by the coding sequence ATGGCAAAAATACTGGCAGTTGATGATGAACCGGCAATTCTGGAAATGATAGAAAGCATTTTGAATAAGGATGGACATCTGGTTACCAAAGTAAGTAATCCACTAAAAATTAATATGGAAGAATTACATCGTTATGACCTGATTTTACTGGACATTATGATGCCTGGAATTGATGGCTTCGAATTATGCAAAAGAATCAGGGCACTTGTGGATTGTCCGATTTTGTTTCTTACGGCCAAAACGGAGGAAAACAGTCTGGTAAACGGACTTTCTTTAGGAGCAGATGATTATATTTCAAAGCCATTTGGAGTGATGGAACTTCGGGCAAGGATCAATGCACATCTTAGAAGAGAGCACAGGGAACATTCTGTCCGGATGGTTTTAGGGAGAGTCTGCATTCAGATGTCTCAAAAGAAACTGTTGATGGATGATAAAGAACTTCCGTTTACGAAAGCAGAGTACGAAATCTGTGAATTTCTGGCTAAAAACAGAGGACAGGTTTTCTCGAAGGAACAGATATTGGAAGCGGTCTTTGGCTTTGACAATGAGAGTAATGACAGTACTATAATCACGCATATCAAAAATATAAGAGCAAAATTTGCGGATTATGATTATATGCCGATAAAAACAGTCTGGGGGATTGGATATAAATGGGAAGAGTAA
- a CDS encoding lantibiotic immunity ABC transporter MutG family permease subunit: MIGRSLNADLRKMKGTSVILAHLLIPIITSVIFLIYYFFSPWNENMKVIAFYQAIGAGLPVLIGIFTASVMEQEQNAGDFQNLLSLPDKPAAFLSKLLMLLVLCLCSILLTAIIFGIGFGRIASSDIEIMKGCIFAALLLWGSSVPLYLWQLILAFQFGKGVSIGAGIISGLISALMLTGLGDYVWKYVFVCWTGRVPYTYLQSVLGETSVGEWLSFIPGCLIFTGISMVYYFWWVNHWEGNRISE; this comes from the coding sequence ATGATTGGAAGATCTCTTAATGCAGACTTGCGAAAGATGAAAGGAACATCTGTGATTCTGGCACACTTACTGATTCCGATTATAACCAGCGTTATATTTTTAATATATTACTTTTTTTCACCATGGAATGAAAATATGAAAGTGATTGCATTTTATCAGGCAATAGGAGCAGGACTTCCGGTACTTATTGGAATTTTTACAGCAAGTGTGATGGAACAGGAACAAAATGCAGGTGATTTTCAAAATCTGTTGTCTTTACCAGATAAACCTGCAGCATTTTTATCGAAACTGTTGATGCTACTGGTTTTGTGTCTGTGCTCTATCCTATTGACAGCAATCATATTCGGAATTGGATTTGGAAGAATCGCATCAAGCGATATCGAAATCATGAAAGGATGTATATTTGCAGCATTGCTGCTGTGGGGAAGCAGTGTTCCACTTTATCTGTGGCAGCTGATTCTGGCTTTTCAGTTTGGAAAAGGGGTATCCATTGGAGCAGGGATTATATCAGGACTAATTAGTGCATTGATGCTTACCGGACTTGGAGATTATGTGTGGAAATATGTATTTGTCTGCTGGACGGGTAGAGTACCATATACTTATCTGCAATCTGTATTGGGAGAAACTAGTGTAGGTGAATGGTTGTCATTCATACCAGGTTGCTTAATATTTACAGGGATTAGTATGGTATACTATTTTTGGTGGGTAAACCACTGGGAAGGAAACAGAATATCGGAATAG
- a CDS encoding lantibiotic immunity ABC transporter MutE/EpiE family permease subunit, with the protein MVNIIKAEHQKAKRTMRKKFIWGFPLLTFVMAFIFTLGMTNAYAESVWNWWYTLLLPGMIALFCYLSVAQEKKIKYYHLMTIPTDRRKLLLGKIIYIGYMILFSNVIVFAGATLGGFLLTTHVPVGGALIAVLFLTVSELWEIPVALFLSERFGMIVNLFVCLFITVSGVVISQTRIWYVLVSAIPMRMMCPLLHVLPNGLAAEAGNPLLDTGVIVPGMCLSIIWFVFVTVLFLKWFERREVK; encoded by the coding sequence ATGGTTAATATTATAAAAGCAGAACATCAAAAAGCCAAAAGAACCATGCGAAAAAAGTTTATCTGGGGATTTCCTCTTCTTACATTTGTCATGGCATTTATATTTACTCTTGGGATGACAAATGCTTATGCAGAAAGTGTTTGGAACTGGTGGTATACACTTTTGCTGCCGGGGATGATTGCTCTATTTTGTTATCTTTCTGTGGCGCAGGAGAAAAAGATAAAATACTATCATTTAATGACTATTCCCACAGACAGAAGAAAATTGTTGCTGGGGAAAATTATTTATATTGGGTACATGATTTTGTTTTCTAATGTGATTGTGTTTGCAGGAGCAACGCTTGGAGGCTTTCTTCTAACGACACATGTTCCAGTTGGAGGAGCGTTGATTGCAGTATTGTTTCTGACGGTTTCTGAGTTATGGGAGATTCCGGTAGCTTTATTTTTAAGTGAACGATTTGGAATGATTGTAAACCTGTTCGTCTGCCTGTTTATTACCGTCAGCGGTGTGGTAATATCACAAACCAGAATCTGGTATGTACTTGTTTCTGCAATCCCTATGCGAATGATGTGCCCGTTGCTTCATGTTTTACCAAATGGACTTGCCGCAGAAGCAGGAAATCCTCTTTTGGATACGGGAGTCATTGTTCCGGGAATGTGTCTCTCAATCATCTGGTTTGTTTTTGTAACGGTTCTGTTTTTGAAATGGTTTGAGAGAAGAGAGGTGAAATAA
- a CDS encoding lantibiotic protection ABC transporter ATP-binding protein → MEMMLQTQNLCKYFRKQKAVNNVSLNIEKGQIYGLLGPNGAGKSTTLKMLTGMMKPTAGKIYFDGKLWDRKDLSKIGALIENPPIYENLSARENLKVRQLLLGTDENRIDEVLQIVSLTNTGKKKAGQFSLGMKQRLGIAMALLGEPELLILDEPTNGLDPIGIEELRELIRSFPEQGITVILSSHILSEVQLLADKVGIISGGILGYEGALKQGDNLEDLFMNVVRKNRKAGEIHG, encoded by the coding sequence ATGGAAATGATGTTACAGACACAAAATCTATGTAAATATTTTAGAAAACAGAAAGCGGTAAATAATGTTTCACTTAATATCGAAAAGGGACAGATTTATGGACTGCTTGGACCGAATGGCGCTGGTAAATCTACCACATTGAAAATGTTGACCGGTATGATGAAACCCACTGCAGGAAAGATTTACTTTGATGGAAAACTTTGGGATAGGAAAGATTTATCAAAAATAGGAGCGTTAATTGAAAATCCGCCTATTTATGAAAATCTTTCCGCCAGAGAGAATTTGAAGGTAAGACAATTATTGCTTGGTACAGATGAAAACAGAATTGATGAGGTCTTGCAGATTGTATCACTTACAAACACCGGAAAGAAGAAAGCAGGACAGTTTTCTTTGGGGATGAAGCAAAGACTAGGCATTGCAATGGCATTGCTTGGAGAACCGGAACTTTTGATATTGGATGAACCTACGAATGGATTAGATCCAATAGGCATCGAGGAATTACGAGAGCTGATCCGGTCTTTTCCGGAACAGGGAATCACTGTAATTCTCTCCAGTCATATTCTCTCAGAGGTACAGTTACTTGCAGATAAAGTCGGGATTATTTCAGGTGGAATCTTAGGATACGAAGGAGCATTAAAGCAGGGAGATAATCTTGAAGATTTGTTTATGAATGTGGTAAGAAAAAACCGGAAAGCAGGTGAAATCCATGGTTAA
- a CDS encoding DUF4238 domain-containing protein, protein MNIVIAKANTHSDVAKEQHLVPRTYMRQWSYNNTDSIYIFNKRQKEKAVQPANVNSINYIVGFHDIKAGDIFVPDEALEELFGFVSRQCKVIYEGRKSYKVI, encoded by the coding sequence ATGAATATAGTGATAGCTAAAGCTAATACACATAGCGATGTAGCTAAAGAGCAGCATTTAGTTCCGAGAACATATATGCGGCAATGGAGTTATAATAATACAGATTCTATTTATATATTTAATAAAAGACAAAAAGAAAAAGCTGTGCAACCAGCAAATGTAAATAGTATTAATTATATTGTTGGATTTCATGATATAAAAGCTGGAGATATATTTGTTCCAGATGAAGCATTGGAAGAATTATTCGGTTTTGTAAGCAGACAATGTAAGGTTATATACGAAGGAAGGAAATCCTATAAGGTTATATAG
- a CDS encoding site-specific integrase, producing the protein MAKSRKDNKGRVLRKGETQRSCDGKYVYTYVDPEGKRRSIYSKDIMELREREVKLMKDQLDGLDAYAAGTSTINFVFDRYISTKAELRETTMRNYKYMYDRFIRGGFGKKKIAAVKYSDVLQFYQHLLKEKEMQINTLETIHTVLHPTFQLAVRDNIIRVNPSDGVMAQIKKQPGKNHGVRHALTVEQQRAFIRYIDESPTFYHWASFFKFLLGTGCRIGEAIGIRWEDIDLEKRTISINHSVVYYSREFKEHPICSFAVSLPKTEAGIRTIPMMDTVYDALQMELDDQKEHGFNETVIDGMKGFIFMNRFGNIHNPQAVNRAIKRIYEAHNAEEVVKAAKQHREPVIIPHFSCHHLRHTFCSRFCENETNLKVIQSIMGHANIETTMDIYAEVTDTKKQEAIQNLAHNLDVF; encoded by the coding sequence ATGGCGAAATCAAGAAAGGATAACAAAGGGAGAGTATTAAGAAAAGGCGAAACTCAACGCAGTTGCGATGGTAAGTATGTATATACTTATGTTGATCCGGAAGGAAAGCGCCGGAGCATCTATTCTAAGGACATCATGGAATTGCGGGAGAGAGAAGTTAAACTGATGAAAGATCAGCTTGATGGGTTGGATGCGTATGCAGCCGGAACATCTACAATCAATTTTGTTTTTGACAGATATATATCGACAAAGGCAGAGTTGAGGGAAACAACAATGCGGAACTATAAATATATGTATGATCGCTTTATACGAGGTGGATTTGGCAAGAAGAAAATTGCCGCTGTGAAGTATTCTGATGTATTGCAGTTCTATCAGCATTTGTTGAAAGAGAAGGAAATGCAGATAAATACGCTAGAAACAATTCATACTGTTTTACACCCGACATTTCAGCTTGCTGTGCGTGATAACATCATTCGTGTTAATCCAAGCGATGGAGTAATGGCACAGATTAAAAAGCAACCGGGGAAAAATCATGGTGTGAGACACGCTTTGACAGTGGAACAACAGAGAGCCTTTATACGCTATATTGATGAAAGTCCTACATTTTACCACTGGGCATCTTTTTTTAAGTTTCTGCTTGGAACAGGTTGCCGAATAGGAGAAGCAATCGGTATCCGATGGGAAGACATTGATTTAGAAAAAAGGACGATCAGTATCAATCATAGCGTGGTTTATTACAGTAGAGAGTTCAAAGAACATCCGATATGTTCATTTGCTGTATCTCTTCCAAAGACAGAAGCTGGTATACGCACGATTCCGATGATGGATACGGTTTATGATGCACTCCAGATGGAATTGGATGACCAGAAGGAACATGGATTTAATGAAACAGTGATTGATGGGATGAAAGGATTTATCTTTATGAATCGTTTTGGCAATATCCATAATCCGCAAGCTGTAAACAGAGCAATCAAGCGTATATATGAAGCACACAATGCAGAAGAAGTGGTAAAAGCTGCAAAACAGCACAGAGAGCCTGTGATAATACCACATTTTTCATGTCATCATTTGCGACATACCTTTTGTTCAAGGTTTTGCGAAAATGAAACAAACTTAAAGGTAATTCAGTCTATTATGGGACACGCAAATATCGAAACAACCATGGATATTTATGCGGAAGTTACCGATACTAAAAAGCAGGAAGCAATTCAAAATTTAGCACACAATTTAGATGTATTTTAG
- a CDS encoding DUF6462 family protein, protein MQRMPKAINKKRLVRYKEGAEMYSMGMNKFQTLAKDAGAILKIDRMVLVDLDVFDQYLESFRVK, encoded by the coding sequence ATGCAGAGGATGCCAAAGGCAATAAATAAAAAAAGACTGGTCAGATATAAGGAAGGGGCAGAAATGTACAGCATGGGTATGAATAAATTTCAGACTCTTGCCAAAGATGCGGGAGCAATTCTGAAGATAGACAGAATGGTGTTAGTAGACCTTGATGTGTTTGACCAATATCTTGAGTCATTTCGGGTGAAATAA
- a CDS encoding helix-turn-helix domain-containing protein, translated as MKKMYKSRNEENLLPFHIIKAASEGDVSAINTVLKHYEGYIIKLSTRKLYDESGQVHYCIDETLRRRLETKLITKILAFEVA; from the coding sequence ATGAAAAAGATGTATAAAAGCAGAAATGAGGAAAATTTGTTGCCTTTCCATATTATAAAGGCAGCATCAGAGGGCGATGTAAGTGCCATCAATACAGTGTTAAAACACTATGAGGGATACATAATCAAATTGTCTACCAGAAAGTTATATGACGAAAGCGGACAGGTGCATTACTGCATTGATGAAACTCTGCGTCGCAGATTAGAAACAAAGCTGATCACAAAGATATTGGCTTTTGAAGTTGCATAA
- a CDS encoding sigma-70 family RNA polymerase sigma factor, whose protein sequence is MGQPSSKDEMTIRHQFDRLCQMALKGEAVNYYKHMDYRRKHEVTFSELSEKELSKLFTMDEYGTEYHHFEVHGYDIEVKNTLIAEALKELTERKRNVILLSYFMEMSDADIAREMNLVRSTIHEHRTRSLEILKKIMEGIADEKDV, encoded by the coding sequence ATGGGGCAACCTTCTTCTAAGGATGAAATGACTATCCGGCACCAGTTTGACCGGTTATGCCAGATGGCATTAAAAGGCGAAGCTGTAAATTATTACAAACACATGGACTATCGCAGGAAACACGAAGTTACATTCTCTGAACTGTCGGAAAAGGAGTTGAGCAAATTATTTACTATGGATGAGTATGGAACAGAATATCATCATTTTGAAGTGCATGGCTATGACATTGAAGTAAAAAATACCCTGATTGCTGAAGCTTTGAAGGAACTTACAGAAAGAAAAAGGAATGTTATTTTACTTTCATATTTCATGGAAATGAGCGATGCGGATATTGCAAGAGAAATGAATCTGGTTCGCAGTACCATTCATGAACACAGGACACGCTCACTTGAAATTTTGAAGAAGATCATGGAAGGAATAGCAGATGAAAAAGATGTATAA
- a CDS encoding helix-turn-helix domain-containing protein, translating to MAKSKKIDKDMGFRLKKARLDQKLTYDELSEKSGVSSRYIKEIENHGNVPSLEKLGQLIRALHISADPFFYPAAPTDNLDYQRLLVYLSECTSDQITTILALVEAYLRTYKTHETE from the coding sequence ATGGCTAAATCTAAGAAAATTGATAAAGACATGGGTTTTCGCCTGAAGAAAGCCAGATTAGACCAAAAGCTGACTTATGATGAATTATCCGAAAAATCCGGTGTTTCATCAAGATATATCAAAGAGATCGAAAATCATGGTAATGTTCCAAGCCTTGAAAAACTCGGTCAGCTCATTCGAGCTTTACACATCTCTGCTGATCCGTTCTTTTATCCGGCAGCTCCAACTGATAATCTGGATTACCAAAGACTGCTGGTCTATCTTTCAGAATGTACAAGCGATCAGATAACCACCATTCTTGCACTTGTAGAAGCCTATCTTCGTACATATAAAACCCATGAAACAGAATAG
- a CDS encoding PDDEXK nuclease domain-containing protein, whose translation MKNEKLEIIESNEFQNLFDKSKKLIDSARSNMGQMANAITVLTSFLLGRYIIEQEQQGSERAKYGAKVLDSLSSYLTEEYGRGFSRSNVAGMRQFYMAYKDREDEIIQSGIGQFEQAFGIVQSGIGQLETAYKKIPFKLSWTHYQILMRIEDKDERDFYEKEAIRSNWNVSTLKRQFHSSLYERLALSRDKNDVMRLANEGAIPQKPEDILHTPYVLEFAGLEDKASYHESDLESAVIGKMQKFLLELGKGFLFEQRQKRFTFNDKNFYVDLVLYNRLLRCYVLIDFTLRRILL comes from the coding sequence GTGAAAAATGAAAAATTAGAAATAATAGAAAGTAACGAATTTCAAAATTTATTTGATAAATCAAAAAAGCTGATTGACAGTGCCAGAAGTAATATGGGACAAATGGCAAATGCAATTACAGTTCTTACCAGTTTTCTGCTTGGAAGATATATTATCGAGCAGGAACAGCAGGGTTCAGAAAGAGCAAAATATGGAGCAAAAGTCTTGGATTCTTTGTCATCATATTTGACAGAAGAATATGGCAGAGGTTTTTCAAGAAGCAATGTTGCAGGAATGCGGCAATTTTACATGGCTTACAAAGATAGAGAAGATGAAATTATCCAATCGGGAATTGGACAATTTGAACAGGCTTTTGGAATTGTCCAATCAGGAATTGGACAATTAGAAACGGCATACAAAAAAATACCATTTAAGCTGAGCTGGACACATTATCAGATACTTATGCGTATAGAAGATAAGGATGAAAGAGATTTCTATGAGAAGGAAGCAATACGGTCTAACTGGAATGTAAGTACCCTGAAAAGACAATTCCATTCCAGTTTATATGAAAGACTTGCATTGAGCAGGGATAAAAATGATGTGATGCGTTTGGCAAATGAAGGAGCTATTCCGCAGAAACCGGAAGATATTTTACATACGCCATATGTATTGGAATTTGCAGGACTGGAGGATAAAGCATCATACCATGAAAGTGATTTGGAATCAGCCGTAATAGGAAAAATGCAGAAATTCCTTCTTGAATTAGGAAAGGGCTTTCTCTTTGAACAGCGGCAAAAGAGATTTACATTTAATGACAAAAATTTTTATGTTGATCTGGTTCTGTATAACAGGCTTTTAAGGTGTTATGTTTTGATTGATTTTACTCTAAGACGGATTCTTCTTTGA
- a CDS encoding transposon-transfer assisting family protein gives MNKFTVEEINFMCVFETQNRMKMMEEIRRIMPYIKDSDMEDLSRQVLRKLDGMTDKEFAENSLEAVEE, from the coding sequence ATGAATAAATTCACAGTAGAAGAAATCAATTTCATGTGTGTTTTTGAGACACAGAACAGAATGAAGATGATGGAAGAAATCAGACGGATAATGCCGTACATAAAGGACAGCGATATGGAAGATCTTTCTAGGCAGGTGTTGAGAAAGTTGGATGGCATGACAGATAAGGAATTTGCGGAAAATTCATTAGAAGCGGTAGAAGAATAG